The proteins below come from a single Hippocampus zosterae strain Florida chromosome 5, ASM2543408v3, whole genome shotgun sequence genomic window:
- the rundc3b gene encoding RUN domain-containing protein 3B isoform X1 → MASLGAGLYLSRKRAADRSAAVERRNLLTVCRFSVKTLLDRSCFDSMDDSSAELINFVSILEHILNHRLKGQTTWFGYESPRSFWDFVKAASSKVPHNCIRSIESMENVRSSKAKGRAWIRVVLMEKRLSEYISSALRDHRTTRRFYEDGAIMLGEEAGLLADTLIGLNTIDFSFCLKGEGLDISDPSVIDYTPYLKFTQSGDSISSDEEEMRTLGSTGSEHSTPDKMATAAAIFTEQSNLVSKCKRFEQKYRMALEQKGYLEELVRLRETQLAEASSHHKALEQSLVDTHLSHSLEKEQLEFIILELQDQLTVLKNNDLRSRQELTAHLTNQWPSPDALDANAVALDTLLYRKSPGQWEDKSLRSLPPDMSLSQMSLEPSHMLTLEAKPHWPRQGKEQTPSLRGLCGSLTSVNSFRSLASLRSNECLASPAAEVSSPGFTPT, encoded by the exons ATGGCGTCTCTCGGCGCGGGGCTGTACTTAAGCCGCAAGCGGGCAGCGGACAGGAGCGCGGCGGTGGAAAGGAGGAACCTACTCACCGTTTGCCG gTTTTCAGTGAAGACTCTCTTGGACCGATCCTGTTTCGACAGCATGGACGACTCGTCTGCAGAGTTGATCAATTTTGTGTCCATCCTGGAGCATATCCTCAACCATAGACTGAAAG GTCAGACAACGTGGTTTGGCTACGAGAGTCCTCGGAGTTTCTGGGATTTTGTCAAAGCCGCCAGCAGTAAAGTCCCTCATAATTGCATTCGAAGCATTGAGAGTATGGAGAATGTGCGCTCAAGCAAAGCTAAG GGTCGAGCTTGGATCCGAGTAGTTCTAATGGAGAAAAGACTGTCTGAATACATCTCATCCGCTCTGAGGGACCATAGAACTACCAG GAGGTTTTATGAGGATGGGGCGATCATGCTGGGAGAGGAGGCGGGGCTTCTGGCGGACACGCTCATTGGACTCAACACCATCGACTTCAG CTTCTGTCTGAAAGGCGAAGGTCTAGACATCAGTGACCCCTCGGTCATCGACTACACACCTTACTTGAAGTTCACTCAGAG CGGCGACAGCATCAGCAGCGATGAGGAGGAGATGCGCACCCTGGGCAGCACCGGCAGCGAGCACAGCACCCCGGACAAGATGGCCACGGCTGCTGCCATCTTCACCGAGCAGAGCAACTTGGTCAGCAAGTGCAAGCGCTTTGAGCAGAAATATCGCATGGCGTTGGAGCAGAAG gGTTACCTGGAGGAGCTTGTGCGTTTGCGCGAGACGCAGCTGGCGGAGGCGTCGTCACACCACAAAGCTCTTGAGCAGAGCCTCGTGGACACACACCTGTCACACTCGCTGGAGAAGGAGCAGCTGGAATTTATCATTTTGGAGCTGCAGGATCAACT GACCGTGTTGAAGAACAATGACTTGCGGTCGCGACAGGAGCTGACAGCCCACCTGACCAATCAGTGGCCGTCTCCCGACGCTTTGGACGCCAACGCCGTTGCCTTGGATACGCTGCTGTACAGGAAGAGCCCCGGACAGTGGGAGGA CAAGAGTCTCCGCAGTCTACCTCCAGATATGAGCCTATCACAGATGTCCCTCGAACCATCGCACATGCTAACGCTGGAGGCTAAACCACACTGGCCCCGTCAAG GAAAAGAGCAGACGCCATCCCTCCGAGGACTGTGCGGCTCTCTCACCTCCGTCAACAGTTTCAGGTCTCTGGCCAGTTTGAGGTCTAACGAATGTCTGGCCAGTCCCGCTGCTGAGGTCAGCAGCCCAGGCTTCACCCCCACATAA
- the slc25a40 gene encoding probable mitochondrial glutathione transporter SLC25A40 isoform X2: MDHICVCMNGNKAWYKSPGHFNGTADAFIKIVRTEGLGSLWSGLPPTLIMAVPATVIYFTSYDQLRARLKVKMGQHEQFAPMVAGATARVGAASVISPIELLRTKLQSEKLSYRQLGTCVRRAVGAEGWLSLWRGLGPTLLRDVPFSAMYWYNYERGKRWLCQRYGTKEPTFTMTFVSGATSGTIASILTLPFDVVKTRRQVELGELQAMNLSHKASSTITVMKKVVAQHGIKGLFAGFLPRVIKVAPACAIMISSYELGKDFFRKHNRDRELGPLHTSDT; the protein is encoded by the exons ATGGACCACATTTGCGtgtgtatgaatggcaacaaggCCTGGTATAAATCGCCAGGACACTTCAATGGCACAGCG GACGCATTCATCAAGATCGTACGTACTGAAGGACTCGGGTCCTTATGGAGCGGTCTACCGCCGACCCT CATTATGGCCGTGCCAGCGACCGTTATCTACTTCACCAGTTATGACCAGCTGCGTGCACGACTGAAGGTCAAGATGGGCCAGCACGAGCAGTTCGCCCCTATGGTGGCGGGGGCTACTGCCAGAG TGGGCGCGGCCTCTGTGATCAGCCCGATCGAGCTTCTGCGCACCAAGTTGCAGTCAGAGAAATTGTCGTATCGGCAGCTTGGAACCTGCGTACGCAGGGCTGTGGGGGCGGAAGGTTGGCTGTCGCTGTGGCGAGGCCTGGGGCCCACGCTGCTCCGGGACGTGCCCTTCTCCGCCATGTACTGGTACAACTACGAGCGCGGCAAGCGGTGGCTGTGCCAGCGCTACGGCACCAAGGAGCCCACTTTTACCATGACCTTCGTGTCCGGCGCCACGTCTGGAACG attgcATCCATCCTAACGTTACCGTTTGACGTGGTCAAAACGAGAAGGCAGGTGGAACTTGGGGAGCTGCAAGCAATGAATT TATCGCACAAGGCCTCTTCCACCATCACTGTGATGAAGAAGGTTGTGGCCCAGCATGGCATTAAAGGCTTGTTTGCAG GTTTCTTACCTCGGGTCATCAAAGTGGCACCGGCCTGCGCCATCATGATCAGCAGCTACGAGCTGGGGAAGGATTTTTTCCGTAAGCACAACCGGGATCGGGAACTTGGACCTCTGCACACCAGTGACACCTGA
- the slc25a40 gene encoding probable mitochondrial glutathione transporter SLC25A40 isoform X1, producing the protein MSGQRPSPTAKDNGITPIQQMMASCSGALLTSLFVTPLDVVKIRLQAQKNPFPKGKCFVYCNGLMDHICVCMNGNKAWYKSPGHFNGTADAFIKIVRTEGLGSLWSGLPPTLIMAVPATVIYFTSYDQLRARLKVKMGQHEQFAPMVAGATARVGAASVISPIELLRTKLQSEKLSYRQLGTCVRRAVGAEGWLSLWRGLGPTLLRDVPFSAMYWYNYERGKRWLCQRYGTKEPTFTMTFVSGATSGTIASILTLPFDVVKTRRQVELGELQAMNLSHKASSTITVMKKVVAQHGIKGLFAGFLPRVIKVAPACAIMISSYELGKDFFRKHNRDRELGPLHTSDT; encoded by the exons ATGAGTGGTCAACGTCCCTCTCCTACGGCCAAAGATAACGGCATTACGCCAATCCAACAGATGATGGCGTCCTGCTCCGGAGCATTGCTCACTTCTCTGTTTG TGACACCTTTAGATGTTGTGAAGATCAGACTTCAAGCACAGAAAAATCCTTTTCCAAAAG GAAAATGCTTTGTCTATTGCAACGGCCTTATGGACCACATTTGCGtgtgtatgaatggcaacaaggCCTGGTATAAATCGCCAGGACACTTCAATGGCACAGCG GACGCATTCATCAAGATCGTACGTACTGAAGGACTCGGGTCCTTATGGAGCGGTCTACCGCCGACCCT CATTATGGCCGTGCCAGCGACCGTTATCTACTTCACCAGTTATGACCAGCTGCGTGCACGACTGAAGGTCAAGATGGGCCAGCACGAGCAGTTCGCCCCTATGGTGGCGGGGGCTACTGCCAGAG TGGGCGCGGCCTCTGTGATCAGCCCGATCGAGCTTCTGCGCACCAAGTTGCAGTCAGAGAAATTGTCGTATCGGCAGCTTGGAACCTGCGTACGCAGGGCTGTGGGGGCGGAAGGTTGGCTGTCGCTGTGGCGAGGCCTGGGGCCCACGCTGCTCCGGGACGTGCCCTTCTCCGCCATGTACTGGTACAACTACGAGCGCGGCAAGCGGTGGCTGTGCCAGCGCTACGGCACCAAGGAGCCCACTTTTACCATGACCTTCGTGTCCGGCGCCACGTCTGGAACG attgcATCCATCCTAACGTTACCGTTTGACGTGGTCAAAACGAGAAGGCAGGTGGAACTTGGGGAGCTGCAAGCAATGAATT TATCGCACAAGGCCTCTTCCACCATCACTGTGATGAAGAAGGTTGTGGCCCAGCATGGCATTAAAGGCTTGTTTGCAG GTTTCTTACCTCGGGTCATCAAAGTGGCACCGGCCTGCGCCATCATGATCAGCAGCTACGAGCTGGGGAAGGATTTTTTCCGTAAGCACAACCGGGATCGGGAACTTGGACCTCTGCACACCAGTGACACCTGA
- the rundc3b gene encoding RUN domain-containing protein 3B isoform X2, translating to MFIEIAFTNAEDKIVILSERKNLFTLCCQVGGNREIATYPTELRYRKYSTNWKRRRPPQADLVPQMASLGAGLYLSRKRAADRSAAVERRNLLTVCRFSVKTLLDRSCFDSMDDSSAELINFVSILEHILNHRLKGQTTWFGYESPRSFWDFVKAASSKVPHNCIRSIESMENVRSSKAKGRAWIRVVLMEKRLSEYISSALRDHRTTRRFYEDGAIMLGEEAGLLADTLIGLNTIDFSFCLKGEGLDISDPSVIDYTPYLKFTQSGDSISSDEEEMRTLGSTGSEHSTPDKMATAAAIFTEQSNLVSKCKRFEQKYRMALEQKGYLEELVRLRETQLAEASSHHKALEQSLVDTHLSHSLEKEQLEFIILELQDQLTVLKNNDLRSRQELTAHLTNQWPSPDALDANAVALDTLLYRKSPGQWEDKSLRSLPPDMSLSQMSLEPSHMLTLEAKPHWPRQGKEQTPSLRGLCGSLTSVNSFRSLASLRSNECLASPAAEVSSPGFTPT from the exons ATGTTCATTGAAATTGCATTCACAAACGCTGAAGACAAGATAGTTATTCTTTCTGAGCGTAAAAATCTTTTTACGTTGTGTTGTCAGGTTGGAGGAAATCGAGAAATTGCAACTTACCCCACGGAGCTTCGATATCGAAAGTACAGTACTAACTGGAAACGGCGTCGTCCCCC GCAGGCTGACCTCGTGCCGCAGATGGCGTCTCTCGGCGCGGGGCTGTACTTAAGCCGCAAGCGGGCAGCGGACAGGAGCGCGGCGGTGGAAAGGAGGAACCTACTCACCGTTTGCCG gTTTTCAGTGAAGACTCTCTTGGACCGATCCTGTTTCGACAGCATGGACGACTCGTCTGCAGAGTTGATCAATTTTGTGTCCATCCTGGAGCATATCCTCAACCATAGACTGAAAG GTCAGACAACGTGGTTTGGCTACGAGAGTCCTCGGAGTTTCTGGGATTTTGTCAAAGCCGCCAGCAGTAAAGTCCCTCATAATTGCATTCGAAGCATTGAGAGTATGGAGAATGTGCGCTCAAGCAAAGCTAAG GGTCGAGCTTGGATCCGAGTAGTTCTAATGGAGAAAAGACTGTCTGAATACATCTCATCCGCTCTGAGGGACCATAGAACTACCAG GAGGTTTTATGAGGATGGGGCGATCATGCTGGGAGAGGAGGCGGGGCTTCTGGCGGACACGCTCATTGGACTCAACACCATCGACTTCAG CTTCTGTCTGAAAGGCGAAGGTCTAGACATCAGTGACCCCTCGGTCATCGACTACACACCTTACTTGAAGTTCACTCAGAG CGGCGACAGCATCAGCAGCGATGAGGAGGAGATGCGCACCCTGGGCAGCACCGGCAGCGAGCACAGCACCCCGGACAAGATGGCCACGGCTGCTGCCATCTTCACCGAGCAGAGCAACTTGGTCAGCAAGTGCAAGCGCTTTGAGCAGAAATATCGCATGGCGTTGGAGCAGAAG gGTTACCTGGAGGAGCTTGTGCGTTTGCGCGAGACGCAGCTGGCGGAGGCGTCGTCACACCACAAAGCTCTTGAGCAGAGCCTCGTGGACACACACCTGTCACACTCGCTGGAGAAGGAGCAGCTGGAATTTATCATTTTGGAGCTGCAGGATCAACT GACCGTGTTGAAGAACAATGACTTGCGGTCGCGACAGGAGCTGACAGCCCACCTGACCAATCAGTGGCCGTCTCCCGACGCTTTGGACGCCAACGCCGTTGCCTTGGATACGCTGCTGTACAGGAAGAGCCCCGGACAGTGGGAGGA CAAGAGTCTCCGCAGTCTACCTCCAGATATGAGCCTATCACAGATGTCCCTCGAACCATCGCACATGCTAACGCTGGAGGCTAAACCACACTGGCCCCGTCAAG GAAAAGAGCAGACGCCATCCCTCCGAGGACTGTGCGGCTCTCTCACCTCCGTCAACAGTTTCAGGTCTCTGGCCAGTTTGAGGTCTAACGAATGTCTGGCCAGTCCCGCTGCTGAGGTCAGCAGCCCAGGCTTCACCCCCACATAA